GAGACGTGGCGGCCTGAGCGGCCATCGCGTTCGCGATACCAATCGCCAGCACGTTGACGACAAAGAATGCGGTCGCCCACCCACTGTTGGAAGCGGCTTGCACGACGGTGAAGAACGCGTTGCCGGCCTCACTGTCGCTAAACGTTCCGCGCCCGGCAGACAGGGCGCTGGCGAGCCAGGTCTGCAGAATGAAGAGGAACGCCACGATGAAGAGTGCCCAGATCATGGCCTTACCGGCGGAGTTGCGACCGCCGGTTGATTCTTCGGCCATGGTGGAGATTCCATCGAAACCGAGAAAACTGAGCACGGCGATGGAGAGAGCGGCTGCGATCAGTGGGCCGCTCACCTTGCTTGCGTCCCACAGGGGGGTGATCGTGAACTCTGCGCCGGGGACCGAACCGTTGGACAGGGCGTTCACCGCGATGATGACGAAGATCACGACAAAGACGAGCTCAATGGCGAGGAAGACGCGGTTCATGAGCTTGATGGATGTGATGCCGAGCAGGTTGATGGCCGTATTGATCCCGACAAAGATGAGCGCCCACATCCACCTGGGGGATTCAGGGAAGATCCCAATCATGGATTCGGCCGCGAAGACATAGAGAAGGGTGGGGACCAACAGGTAATCCAGCAGAATGGCCCAGCCGGCGAAGAATCCGGCTGTGGGGTGGATACCGCGCCCCACGTAGGAGAAGACCGAGCCGGCGAGAGGGATTGACTTCGCCATCTGCGCATAGGCGAGAGCCGTGAAGATCATGGCGATGAGGCCAATGAGATAGACCAGCGGCACCATTCCTTCTGACGCGTTGTAGACGGTGCCGAAAATGGCCCAGGGGGCAATGGGCACCATGAAGATGAGCCCATAAACAAGGAGATCGGCGGTGGAGACGGAGCGCTTCAGCTGCTGTTTGTATCCAAAGGACTCGAGCTGTTGCTGCGGGTTGAGTTCCGGTGAGCTGGGGGATGCGGTCATCGGGTGTTCTTTCTGTGGAAGAAGGGGGTACGCGTCAGTAATCAATCGGAGCGTAGTGAGAGGGCCCGCGGATC
This sequence is a window from Cryobacterium sp. CG_9.6. Protein-coding genes within it:
- a CDS encoding APC family permease codes for the protein MTASPSSPELNPQQQLESFGYKQQLKRSVSTADLLVYGLIFMVPIAPWAIFGTVYNASEGMVPLVYLIGLIAMIFTALAYAQMAKSIPLAGSVFSYVGRGIHPTAGFFAGWAILLDYLLVPTLLYVFAAESMIGIFPESPRWMWALIFVGINTAINLLGITSIKLMNRVFLAIELVFVVIFVIIAVNALSNGSVPGAEFTITPLWDASKVSGPLIAAALSIAVLSFLGFDGISTMAEESTGGRNSAGKAMIWALFIVAFLFILQTWLASALSAGRGTFSDSEAGNAFFTVVQAASNSGWATAFFVVNVLAIGIANAMAAQAATSRLLFSMSRDRQLPRFLSEISGRQVPRNAILLVSALSAVLVLFFVGQIDLIAALVNFGALFGFMLLHVSVVVHYIVRKKSTNYLLHLVAPTLGFLIIGYVLLNASDLAKIGGLVWLVLGLGVFLYYRFTGRTTALSGDEGDGDGDGPLEAPATGERAAV